A window of Ooceraea biroi isolate clonal line C1 chromosome 9, Obir_v5.4, whole genome shotgun sequence genomic DNA:
GATCGAGATGAAATGCGACCAGGCGAGAtcttagagagagagagagaaagagagaaagagaaagagagagaaagagagagaccgagagaaagaacgaTGGACAGGAAGTAAGTGATGGCGAGCGAGAAACGGAGACGGGCCggcgaaagagaacgagacgAAGAGGAGACAGCAGGGGAGCAGATGGAGGATGAAAAGGTGGTTGATCGACGGTGCAAGATGAGGACGGGAAGAACAGCAAGGAAACTCGGTGAGGTAGAGATGTGTGCTAAAGGTTTCGTCGTGTGCCGGCGAGCGCGGGGGTGGCCTCGTCGGGGTTGATCGGGATGATCGATTAATTCTGCAGGATCGATCTACGGTCGCGCGCGTTCCCGTACTTGAGCACGGCCTGCTGCAAGGAGTCGTGAACGGAATCCAGGGACCTTCCGTATCCGGAATGCCCGTAGGAGTGGCCGTGATGCTCCTCCGCGCTGTGCGTGTGCGAGCTGGAGTACACCGGCTTGCTCACGATCTCGTACGTGGTCTTCTTGTCGCCGCCGCTGGCCAGGGACTTCAGCCCGATGATGGCAGACAGCATGAGCGCCATGAGACCGGTCATCAGGGCTTTGCCAGCGAGAAGTGCTAGGGCACCGAACCCAACCGCGCCCAGGGTTCCCTTCATCATCATTAGACCGGCCAGCAGGCCGCCGTAGCCGCCCTTGTCCTTTTTGCGTCCTGttgttgaataaaattaacataaccaGAGTTCTAAGACGTGACTGGTAAGAGATTCAAAGCAATtataagtttatataaaataatatataattatattatttttaaaatattatagtatcacaaaatatatattttacgtaaaagttttagttttaaaggatttatattcttgttatttaataCGGATaagtaaatgtttaataattttcttacctgTTTCAACATTTTGGCTGCTACCGAAGCCGAGTTGCGCGAGCGCCTCCTCGTTGAAGCTCCTGGCTGCCTCGAAGGTCTTCGGATCGAACAGCTTGATGGAGATCGAGTGGCTGTTGAGGTAGCTGCCGACTTTGTGTACCAAATAGGCGTCCAGCCTCTTCTCGACGTCATTCGGGAAATCCCTCGCCAAATTGGCGACCACCTCCGACGTCGGGACGTCAGTGGAGCC
This region includes:
- the LOC105279064 gene encoding uncharacterized protein LOC105279064; translated protein: MYGTTERQKGKRTTRSIYTATIRGYVQYTIRVSSVSFKVLRLREDIVALLAIRTPGRTKNGLRANSLRNRLHEGLSRNVTMKGVTYVVQLSRCHHLLLLLLVSGCASAEIERRTARQMVQEAPENLASNLNKDCGKSYSATCLKLDVVSFLDKLSEQEDIGILPGVSVIKENGSTDVPTSEVVANLARDFPNDVEKRLDAYLVHKVGSYLNSHSISIKLFDPKTFEAARSFNEEALAQLGFGSSQNVETGRKKDKGGYGGLLAGLMMMKGTLGAVGFGALALLAGKALMTGLMALMLSAIIGLKSLASGGDKKTTYEIVSKPVYSSSHTHSAEEHHGHSYGHSGYGRSLDSVHDSLQQAVLKYGNARDRRSILQN